A genomic stretch from Cetobacterium sp. NK01 includes:
- a CDS encoding transporter substrate-binding domain-containing protein, whose protein sequence is MKKIIISMVVLLFVVFLGCTKDEKKTEVNEKTYVIGTNAEYPPYEYLENNKVVGFDADIIEELSKRVGFNYKWSNMNFDGLISALQTKKVDMIIAGMTVTEERKNFINFSTPYIAPNICYIVLKNNNLKNPKELQNKKFGVELGTTEEGIARQVPGAQVIPFTGHTSALLALKANKIDAMLLDETVAQKYIENNPEIESIGVASGESKAMAFNKSDEELKNKIDTELKKMLDDGTIQSLKEKYGI, encoded by the coding sequence ATGAAAAAGATTATTATATCAATGGTAGTTTTATTATTTGTAGTATTTTTGGGGTGTACAAAAGATGAGAAAAAAACAGAGGTTAATGAAAAGACTTATGTGATTGGAACAAACGCTGAATATCCACCTTATGAATATTTAGAAAATAATAAGGTTGTTGGGTTTGATGCTGACATTATTGAGGAGCTTTCTAAAAGAGTAGGATTTAATTATAAATGGTCTAATATGAATTTTGATGGACTTATATCAGCTTTACAGACAAAAAAGGTGGATATGATTATAGCTGGAATGACTGTAACTGAAGAAAGAAAAAACTTTATTAACTTTTCAACACCATATATAGCTCCGAATATTTGTTATATAGTTTTAAAAAATAATAACTTAAAAAATCCAAAAGAACTGCAAAATAAAAAATTTGGTGTAGAATTAGGTACAACTGAAGAGGGAATTGCAAGACAAGTCCCAGGTGCACAAGTGATTCCTTTTACTGGACACACATCAGCTTTATTAGCATTAAAAGCTAATAAAATAGATGCTATGTTATTAGATGAAACTGTTGCTCAAAAGTATATAGAGAACAATCCCGAGATAGAAAGCATCGGAGTTGCTTCTGGAGAAAGCAAAGCAATGGCTTTTAATAAAAGTGATGAAGAGCTAAAAAATAAAATTGATACAGAATTAAAAAAGATGTTAGATGATGGAACTATTCAAAGTTTAAAAGAAAAGTATGGTATATAA
- a CDS encoding alanine racemase, protein MEIKSFYMEISEKNLVNNINYLKEKYKKSVLPVIKANAYGHGIELIAKALYKNGYKEFSVARLNEALKILKNEELKKCKVLVFETIDESSFSYIKDYDSIIVTANSFRELKNLVNNGISSKQIQLKIDFGFGRNGIELLDILKLKSYIVDKNLEFNGIYSHLYATDFNEGKELIDKFNEVVFFLGKEKFQMIHIQNSVGILFYGAQDFMTHMRSGIFIYGLQEEGFFHEGLKQVFQLKGKVAGIRDIKDSKYLAYTSKDNLSSEDYKNIVKIKIGYGDGFLKCNENSMCIINKKPYKILSVTMDNTFIAGDNSICEGDEVILYPNVNLIRNNTGMHICEILPLINERIERVLK, encoded by the coding sequence ATGGAAATAAAGTCATTTTATATGGAAATTTCAGAAAAAAATCTTGTAAATAATATTAATTATCTTAAAGAAAAATATAAAAAAAGTGTCCTTCCTGTTATTAAGGCAAATGCTTATGGGCATGGAATAGAGCTTATTGCTAAAGCTTTATATAAAAATGGTTATAAAGAGTTTAGTGTTGCTCGATTGAATGAAGCTCTAAAAATTTTAAAAAATGAGGAGCTAAAGAAGTGTAAAGTTTTAGTTTTTGAAACTATAGACGAAAGTTCTTTTTCGTATATAAAAGATTATGATTCTATAATTGTAACTGCTAACAGCTTTAGAGAGCTTAAAAATTTAGTAAATAATGGTATTTCTTCAAAACAAATTCAGCTAAAAATAGATTTTGGATTTGGAAGAAATGGAATAGAACTACTAGATATTTTAAAATTAAAATCTTATATAGTAGATAAAAATCTAGAATTTAATGGAATTTACTCTCATCTTTATGCTACTGATTTCAATGAAGGAAAGGAACTGATAGATAAATTTAATGAAGTTGTATTTTTTTTAGGAAAAGAAAAATTTCAAATGATACATATTCAAAATAGCGTTGGAATTTTATTTTATGGAGCTCAAGATTTTATGACTCATATGAGAAGTGGAATATTCATTTATGGATTGCAAGAAGAAGGATTTTTTCATGAAGGACTGAAACAAGTTTTTCAATTAAAGGGAAAAGTAGCTGGAATAAGAGATATTAAAGATTCTAAGTACTTAGCATATACTTCAAAAGATAACTTGAGTAGTGAAGATTATAAAAATATTGTAAAAATAAAGATTGGCTATGGAGATGGTTTTTTAAAGTGTAATGAAAATAGTATGTGTATAATAAATAAAAAGCCCTATAAAATATTATCTGTGACAATGGATAATACTTTTATAGCTGGTGATAATTCTATTTGTGAAGGAGATGAGGTTATTTTATATCCAAATGTGAATTTAATTAGAAATAATACTGGGATGCATATATGTGAAATTTTACCTTTAATAAATGAAAGAATTGAAAGAGTTTTAAAATAA
- a CDS encoding transposase yields MKTYNLAFKYRVYPNEVQANIINATFGCTRLVYNRFLAQRKELYETEKKSVTYNTQAKELPLLKLELPFLKEVDSIALQQALKNLETAYKNFFQNRTAFPKFKSKKSTRKSYNTVSTSNNIRKDIKEVPSDNNIVGLDFSMSELFVSSENQRADYPRFFRKLETKLAKAQRELSRKVKFSSNWNKTKLKVAKIHQTIKNSRKDFLHKLSNELVTKYNAIILEDLNMKGMSGALNFGKSVADNGWRMFTTMLQYKSIFLGKQVIKIDKWFPSSKTCSFCGTIKAELALYSRVYKCDEYNSEIDKDLNASINIREVGRELLAY; encoded by the coding sequence ATGAAGACGTATAACTTAGCTTTTAAATATAGGGTATATCCTAATGAAGTTCAAGCCAATATAATTAATGCAACTTTTGGTTGTACTAGACTTGTATATAATAGATTCTTAGCTCAGAGAAAAGAATTGTATGAGACAGAAAAAAAATCTGTAACTTACAATACTCAAGCTAAAGAGCTCCCACTACTTAAACTTGAATTACCATTCTTGAAAGAGGTTGATTCAATAGCGTTACAACAAGCGCTTAAAAATTTAGAAACTGCGTATAAGAATTTCTTTCAAAACCGTACAGCATTTCCTAAATTTAAATCTAAAAAATCAACTAGAAAATCGTATAATACAGTATCTACAAGTAATAATATCAGAAAGGATATTAAAGAAGTTCCAAGCGATAACAATATTGTTGGGCTTGATTTTTCTATGTCAGAATTATTTGTTAGCTCTGAAAACCAAAGAGCTGACTATCCTAGATTTTTTAGAAAGTTAGAAACTAAATTAGCTAAAGCTCAAAGAGAGCTATCTCGTAAAGTTAAATTCTCAAGTAATTGGAATAAGACTAAATTAAAAGTTGCTAAAATCCACCAAACAATCAAAAACAGTAGAAAAGATTTTTTACACAAATTATCAAATGAACTTGTGACTAAATATAACGCGATAATACTTGAAGACCTTAATATGAAAGGTATGAGTGGAGCATTAAATTTTGGTAAATCTGTCGCTGATAATGGTTGGAGAATGTTTACGACTATGCTTCAATACAAATCAATATTTTTAGGTAAACAAGTAATTAAAATTGACAAGTGGTTTCCATCGTCAAAAACTTGTTCATTTTGTGGTACTATAAAAGCTGAGTTGGCACTATATTCAAGAGTTTACAAATGTGATGAATATAACTCAGAGATAGATAAAGACCTAAACGCAAGTATAAATATTCGTGAGGTTGGTAGAGAGCTACTAGCCTATTAA